The following proteins come from a genomic window of Flavobacteriaceae bacterium MAR_2010_188:
- a CDS encoding Rhodanese-related sulfurtransferase produces the protein MKSSLSYTPTLNLKVLAFIFMSLLSFSSQGQDKLSQLLNVHNEHLVPYISVNELAMPKTGAIILDARETEEYNVSHIPNAVFVGYNSFEIDNLTNLLTDKDQKIVVYCTIGIRSENIANKLKKAGYYNVFNLYGGIFEWKNNDLPVLDLNEQETEKVHTFSREWEKWLKKGKSVN, from the coding sequence ATGAAATCTTCCCTTTCATATACACCTACACTTAATTTGAAGGTTCTAGCCTTCATCTTTATGTCATTGCTAAGTTTTAGCTCCCAAGGTCAGGACAAGCTTTCACAACTTCTTAATGTACATAATGAGCATCTTGTGCCTTACATTAGTGTTAACGAACTGGCGATGCCGAAGACTGGCGCCATCATTTTGGACGCGAGAGAAACTGAAGAATACAATGTGAGTCATATTCCCAACGCTGTTTTTGTTGGCTATAATTCTTTTGAAATCGATAATCTCACAAATCTTCTAACAGATAAAGACCAGAAAATTGTAGTCTATTGTACAATTGGCATACGTTCGGAGAACATTGCCAATAAGCTAAAAAAAGCTGGGTATTACAACGTATTTAACCTCTATGGCGGTATCTTTGAATGGAAAAATAACGACCTTCCTGTTCTAGACTTAAATGAACAAGAAACCGAAAAGGTCCACACCTTTTCACGCGAATGGGAAAAGTGGTTAAAAAAAGGTAAATCCGTGAACTAA